Within the uncultured Draconibacterium sp. genome, the region AACTTGTTTGGCCATTTCGCCAACACGTTTTACAATTTCAGGTTCGTATTTTTCGCGCAGTTCTTCCATACCTGCCTCGTCAACTACTTCGTGTCCAAAAGCAATGTGTTGCAGTGGCCATTTTTGTGCAAAACAATTAGTTCCGCTCAGCATATGAATACGAGAGTAGGGACGTGGCGAAGAAACATCGTGTTGGATAAGAATAGTGCGACCTTTGTTGGTACGTATCATTTGCATGTCCATGTTGCCGCGCATGTCCATTCCAACAAACTTTTTGAAGAACGGATCTTCCTTGGCTTTTTCTTCAATGCGTTTTTTCAGCGTAAAATCGTCAGAAATCATCGCGGTCAGGTAATCCATTTTATCGCCACGGTTGATGTTCAGCGCCTGGCAAATAGGTCCCAGTCCATGTGTTGGATACACATTTGCCTGACGCTGATTTTCGTATAAACGCCACATTTTAGTGTAGGCGCCGTCGATCATTTTTTCATCTTGCGGCTTATTAAAATGCCAGTAGTCCAAATTGTGAATATAAGCGCCTTCTCCATGAATCAAATCGCCAAATACACCCTGGCGAACCATATTCAACGTTAGTAATTCAAAAAAGTCGTAACAGCAGTTTTCAAGGATTACACAATGTTTCTTGGTGCGCTCCGAAGTTTCCACCATTTGCCAGCATTCGTCCATAGTTTTTGCTGCCGAAACTTCAAGCGCTGCATGTGCGCCACTTTCCATGGCGGCCAGTCCAACAGGTACGTGCCATTCCCATGGAGTGGCAGTATAAACCAGGTCACATAAACCACTGTCGCATAATTTTTTAAACTCGTGTTCGTCGCCAATAAATTCTTTGGCTTTTGGTAACCCCGCATCGCTAAGTATTTTCTGAGCGCCATCAACAGCGGCCTGGCGGATATCGCAAAAGGCTACAATTTCAACACCATCAATAAAGGTCATACGTTGTACTGCACCCGATCCGCGGTCGCCAATACCCACAAAACCAATCCGAACTTTGTCGAGTTTCGGTGCAGCATAACCACACATATTAAACTGCTGCGGATTGTTGTTTACGGCAGCATCTTTTATGAATTGCATGGCCGATGGCTCGGCTTGTGGCTGACTGCATGAAGTTAGTCCTCCGGCGGCAATTCCGGCTCCAACTGTACCGGTTACTTTAAAAAAATCCCTGCGATTTGTTTTCATATTGATTGCGACTTGATTTATGAGTTTTTAAAAAATTAGTAAAGTACTGTAAAAGAAAATAAAATAATGACAAAAGACAAGAAGAATGATTAGAAAGCGGGAGCGATTATAAAATCATTCTATTTTTACTTATATTCGACAACGTATTTCGGTACCAAATCAAAAATATGTTTTACTTGAATTACTTTCTTAGTCTAACTAAAATCAATTAACATGAAACGTTTTCTGTTTTTATGCACATTTTTAACCGCTTGTTTATTGTCGGGGGCGCAGGAAAGTGTAACCAAACAAGGTTGGAATTTTGGGGCATTGCCGGCCGTAACTTTCGATACCGACCTTGGATTTCAGTACGGTGGTTTGGTAAATCTTTATCATTATGGCGATGGCAGCCGCTACCCCAAGTACGATCATAGTATTTATCTTGAGGTATCGCGATTTACTAAAGGAAGCGGAATTAACCGTTTTAACTA harbors:
- a CDS encoding Gfo/Idh/MocA family oxidoreductase; its protein translation is MKTNRRDFFKVTGTVGAGIAAGGLTSCSQPQAEPSAMQFIKDAAVNNNPQQFNMCGYAAPKLDKVRIGFVGIGDRGSGAVQRMTFIDGVEIVAFCDIRQAAVDGAQKILSDAGLPKAKEFIGDEHEFKKLCDSGLCDLVYTATPWEWHVPVGLAAMESGAHAALEVSAAKTMDECWQMVETSERTKKHCVILENCCYDFFELLTLNMVRQGVFGDLIHGEGAYIHNLDYWHFNKPQDEKMIDGAYTKMWRLYENQRQANVYPTHGLGPICQALNINRGDKMDYLTAMISDDFTLKKRIEEKAKEDPFFKKFVGMDMRGNMDMQMIRTNKGRTILIQHDVSSPRPYSRIHMLSGTNCFAQKWPLQHIAFGHEVVDEAGMEELREKYEPEIVKRVGEMAKQVGGHGGMDFIMDWRLIDCLRNGLPVDMDVYDAAAWSSITPLSEWSIANGSAPIEVPDFTRGAWKTNKPLELTLASGGTTKVRNLTNADAEGQLDI